The DNA segment CGTCGGAGAAGACGAGCCAGCCCGCCGCGGCCCCGCCGCAGAGCTTCAGCGTCGGGCCGCCGCCGCCCGTAGGTGGGGCTGTGGCCCAGAGCTCCGCTCCGCTGCCGCCGTTCCCCGGAGCCGCTGCCGGGCCGCCGCCCATGATGGCAGCCGCACCGCCAAGCCAGCTCCCGGGAGCCGGGCCGGGCGGCGTCCCTCCGGGGCCCGGGGCCCAGGTTCTGCCGCCGACGAATGTAGCCCTGGCGCAGCCCGCCGCGTCCTTGCCTCCGCACCCGGGCCCGGCCGGCGGCGCCCCCGCGGCGCAGCACCCCGCGCACTTCTCCTACCCCCAGCCTCAGATGCCGCCCGGGCATTTGCTGCCGGTCCAGCCCTCCGGCCAGAGCGAGTACTTGCAGCAGCACGTGTCGGGCTTGCAGCCGCCGAGCCCGGCGCAGCCCTCGTCCACCAGCGCCGGAGCGACCCCTTCCGCCGCGGCCAGCTTTCCCCTGGGCGCCGGCCAGAACGCCGCCTCGGCGGCCGCGCAACTGGCGGGCGCGTCTTCTCAGCCCAGTGAAGCTGTGGCCCCGGGGCCGGGACCTGCGCAGGGCGGGCAGGCCGCGCCTTGTCCGCCGGCTGGCGTGCCCCCGGCTGCCGTGGGAGGCGTGGTGCAGCCGGGCCTGGGTCCCGCCGGGGCCGGGCAGCCCCAGTCGGTGCCTCCGCCGCAGATCGGTGGCAGCGGTCAGCTGTCAGCCGTGCCTGGTGGCCCTCACACCGTGGTGCCCGGAGTTCCAAACGTGCCTGCAGCGTTGCCCGCTCCCAGCGTGCCTAGTGTGTCTACCACTTCTGTTACTATGCCAAATGTACCCGCGCCTCTGGCCCAGTCGCAGCAGCTGAGCAGCCATACGCCCGTCAGCAGGAGCAGCAGCGTCATCCAGCACGTTGGGCTGCCCTTAACCCCAGGCACTCACAGCGCTCCAACTAGTCTACCACAGTCTGACCTAAGCCAGTTTCAGACTCAGACCCAGCCTTTAGTCGGGCAAGTTGACGATACTAGAAGAAAATCAGAACCCCTACCTCAACCGCCACTTTCTCTCATTGCTGAAAATAAGCCTGTCGTGAAGCCTCCTGTTGCAGACGCCCTGGCCAACCCCCTCCAGTTAACACCTATGAACAACCTCGCCACCTCTGTCTTCAGCATAGCCATTCCTGTTGATGGTGATGAAGACAGGTATGgaaatctcattttaaatgttGGATAGGAATGCTTGGCCAAGCGTCAGCGTAGGTTGCAGCTTTGGGAAGTTACCTTTTTTCAGTTGagccttcatttttaaataagttttagttTAATGAAATTGATTCAAATTGCTGAAGTAAAAGGGTATAATGAGAGAATTGGACTTGTcacagttttttggtttttttttaagtgcttaaATGGGTAGGGATGCAACACTTGATTCAAATATGGATTTCAGCATAACCTTAATATAGAGGCGGTAGCTAGTGTGCTCCCAAAAGATTGTCCTTTGGGCACTATGGCACTATGGCAGCTTTATCAGTGTGAGTTTTGATGCTGAGACATGAAATTATTAACAAGTTTTCTGTTCTGGAAAACCAGAAGGCCCTCCAGCAAAAACCAGTACAAAACAGAATCCTTGTAAGGAATCATCTCCAGTGTATCTGAAAGGCTGAAGAGATAGTGAAGTGTCAAATCCAACTTTGAAGGTCGTACTTGGTTCAGCCTTTCATAGAAGGGGGTGGTGAGGCTTCCCAGTGACTTTTGTGAGATATTATTGTTTGTTTAAGCAAAAAATATATGGGAAAGATATTCTTATCTTCCATCAGTCTTTTTAATATAGGAAAGGAAGGTATGAGATTTCTTTAACATAGTTAAAGAACATGTAGTTCTTGAAATTAGGAGTAATTTTATAGTTAAAGTGTAAATGTCAATAATTGACACCCTCTATGTAAGGGATGCTTTTTTAATGGTCCTAGTGTAAATTGTGTGTTGCTACACCATTCTACAACAGTTGATGTTTAGTTATGGTTTAATGAGGGTTTTTAGTGGTTTTGAAGAAACAATCACAGGGAAATTAGACATActacaaatacatatattataGTAGATTTTAAAATCCTGACTTGTTACaacattttaaagtacatttaaaaattacagagtTAAGTTTCAGACATTTTACAGTTAGGCATTTACTGGGATATTTGAGTGAGATTAATTTTAGATGCGTTAAACCGTCAAAgctatttttgtgggtttttaaaataattggtaTGTAGAAGAATACAATGAGATGTTAAAACTTTTCGTTTCTTAGtatcttcacattcttttcttaacttcacatttctaattagccttttatttttgttatagatTTCTGTTGGTTTGAAAAATGCTCACTGAATCTCCACTTTTTGTAATTCAAAGTTCATCTTCTTTCATAGGTGACTTGCTTGTGGGGAGTCTTTCTTCCACTTGAGAAACTCTTAGAGAGTATGGAGTCCCCACATGTGAGCTCAGCTAGCTAGTCTTTAAGAAACTTTACATGGATGGGACTACCAAGTAAAGAAACTGATTCCACAAGCTACctagaaaaatctgtttttatagatGCTCCCATTTTCATACATAAGGACAAACCTGAAATTCAGAttgagttcatttttttcacctttggTAATAATTGACAGGCTTCTTACCTTTTCTAACTGCCAGATGCGAATTTTTTCTGATAAGTTGGTAAATAACCTTTTATTTACCCCTCTGTTTCTTTACACTGCCCCATATCTTTTCAAGTAATGGCTGGTTTCTAGACCACCCTCCTTTGCATACACAAGTATACCTATGAATGAAAAATACATCACATGTTTCTTAGTTTGTAAATATGTGATTATACTCCTCAGAGCTTTAATATGATCTTATGGCCCGAAGCAGAGACATCTGTTGACATATGAAAACTCTTGAAATGTATTCGTTAGGTTCTGACCTCAAAGATGCATTTATTTGTCCTTACTGTGTTAAAATTTGATCATCTTAAGAATCTCATTCACAGACACCTGAATGTTTGAAGTACAGATACTACCGTATCATTCTTACGGGCTTTGATATGTGTGTAGTCCTGTTTTAAACATGACATTTCCCTCCCTCACCCAGTCTTCTAAAATCTGTGTTGCTAATCAAATGTACACTTCTAATTTTTGTTATAgcctttcattgatttttaacatGCTAGTTTCCAAGATGTAATCTTACACATTTGACTTTTTAATCACAGGACCAACACACCTGGTGAAGGATTGAATCCATTAGAtagaaatagtaatttttttttcttttttaatgaaaaaccTTTGTAAAAGAGAgggcattttaaagtttttagtttgaaatcaAAGAGTTTTCCTGGCATGTGATTAATTATGAGATGGGTGGTTTTGAGGAAACTATAGTTTTACTAAAAAAATCTCGGTTTTAATGTTAGTTTTGgtcattttcttaaattctgcATGAGTTTTTATTTGCAGTccttcaaagtaaaataaattggaatGAGAGGTCCTGAGTAATTATGATAAACTTTGTGACTAGATGACAAATCCTTTAGATCCcaaggaaatatttgtaaatttaggACCTTAGTAAGTGCAGTCTTTTTTTGAGAAGagggaaaatgagagattaacaaaaaaaaaaaaaaaaagaattggtgtGGGTTTTAGGTCAAAcacttatttttgtgattttcgGTTCCATTACCTAATATGAGACTCTATAAGTTCAATTTCAAGGTCATTCATATTGACGGACCAGCCTTATATTAATCTATCTTAAATGTTCTACCTTTGAAAGGGCTGATGATTATATTGCAGAAGTTCTCAGTTTTCATTACTTGCTGACTATGTTGTTAATTACCATGAAGTTGATACGTTTTTTTGGACTTTTTCATTAGAAAGGCTTATGATTAGTGGTTGAGACTCTTCAAATTGATTTTGTGTAATCTGATGGATATAACAATGATTGAAAATATAGATCATAAAGAATTGTGTAGCCATCTTTACAGTGACTAAATGGTACAGAATTTGTATTAAACTACCTATACATTGAACAGACTCCTTTAAATGGGGAAAGGTGTAAAATATCACTGGCCCTAAAAGGAATACAGTAAGAGATTGCTTTCCATAGATAACTGACCAGTGTGAACTCTGTAGGCCACATTCCAGAAACTCCCATGAATGGCCACAATTGTGAACTGTCAACTGCAGCTCAAGACCTAATTGTAAGGATCCCttagtgttgtgtgtgtgtgtttgtgtgtgtatgtatctatctatctggttaatgatttttatttttgtggtttgcTAATGACTTACGATAAATTGTGAATACTAAGTAATGTGCCCTGAGATGTgctataaatacaattttgtggATTCatgtaaatgtgtgtatgtatttttaatggaattctatttcttttttttttttttttttttttttttttttaagtttgagaggattatataaatatataccaggAGGCAGAGcttatttttactgtaaaaccTATAGGTACTTTTTAGAGTTGTATTACATGAAACTCTCACTGCACTTAAGTCTAAAACATGGAAACTCCTTACTTGAATCTATTTCTTGGgagcttacatttttttttgcagtacaggggattaaacccagggccttggacacactaggcaagagctctactactgagcatgTGTATATTCCCAGCACtcttcattgtttattttgagatgggatcttactaaattgtccaggctggcctcaaacttgagattttcGAGCTTCAACCTCCAGgttagttgggattacaggtttgtaccaccacactgggctttacatttctttatatgttgAATTATAGAGGTAATTTTTCTTCTCCAACTTTTGGTTGTTGTATAAATCACAGATACCATCTTATGTCTATATAAGCCTTTGAGAGGGTGTTTTTACCAAAGAGTGAGTAATTGAAGTGtaaaatttatatgcatatgTGATTATATGCATATGTGACATTGTTTAGTATAAAAACTTATATTGGTGCATTCATTAGAGTGCctaattactaaaatatattttagtcatAAACATGGCTCAGAGTAAAGAAAATTACAGATTTCCAGAAAGGCTGGATGATTTCCCAGAATACCTAAAATTTCTAAAACCAAGAGTTACATCAGTAGGAGTATGGCCTTTATATTCACAGTGACAAAtattgtttacaatttttttgtgtgCTAATTAATATAGGCCAAATACTGGTTAATGTTTTTAGAAAACATAAGGGCCTATCAGGTGTGGGAATAATACAAATCACAACTATTTTAGAAATACTTGGTTTTTTCtctgtagaggaagaaagatagGTATAAGATCACAAATCTGAACTAAATCACCTTTATAAAGGGTTATTTTATACAGGACTGGTAATAGGGGTATATATGTACTCTCTGATATTATTCTTCAAGGTTCTGATAGCACTAATTTGGAAATGGCAAGATATTGGATTTATGGGTCTGGTACTTGCTAATTTCGAGTGGAGTTGATCTTTCTCTGCCCAGAAGTGCGGAAATAGTCATGCTCTCAGATCCTCCAGTAATGAGTAGCAGCCCTGCCAATCAAATGATAAATCAAAGTTAATTTCTTTCCTAACAAGAATGGTTGTTAGGAGAGTGAAAAAGGATTTTGACTTTCCTTTCCTAAAATGATAAGGAGTTGGGGGAGGAGAAGTATAAGTGGTAGCTGGTAACCAAGACTGAAGATAATAAGGTGGCATAACATGTGACATGGTTTTAGAAGAAATAGGAACACTTGTTAATAGTAAGGAATAgtgatttaatttgttttctttgaataattGTTTTGGACCAGTATATATTTCCTCTTCTGAAGAGATGCTATTTCTTAATATTACTCTTTAAATACTTAAGTATGAAAAAAGAGGCTTTACGAAAGCAGAACTGTCTGATTAAATGTCGCCTGAATGATGTTCCTTAAGTAATTCCTTATGAATGGGAAGAAGAGATTTTCCAGTAAGAAAGCTTAGGAGTTGACAGTATTTAGAGTATATGCAGCAAAATTCCTAAATTGGAGTACATTCTTTCAACTTATAGTTTTTCATTATATCAACCCATGAGCTTGTGATTTGAGGCTACTATTTTAGGTGGCATAATGCTAATTACTGCATCCGCAATGAATGTGGAATCATTGAATCATTGATTTGATGTGTTTCCAACAGCGattcttaaaatattctcaatatttGTTGTATTCCTAATCTGGCTTTGTTCAGGGCTGAAATTGGGTTTGTCACATAAAGATTCTAGGAACAGAATCCAGTTTGTGTCATTCCGTGACACTGATAAATATACTTTAATGTGTATACTTTGAACTTTTCTGGTAATGTTTAAGGTAGTCGGCTACTTTATCTCTAAAAAACATGATTTCTGCTTTTCAGTTGGTAGATTCAGTTTCACGTGTGCTACTCTGAACCTCCCAGATTCAAGACCTCAGATTAGACTAAAGCatttcatctttgtttcttcGTACTTACACTGACAATCGTTCTAAAGAATTGAAAGAGCTCGAGCTCTCATTCTTTGAGTCTTATATGTGTTATAGGTTGGTTAAGTGGAAATTCCACAGGTGATTGAGATGGTGACTCTTAGTGGTTGCCCAGGACACACGCCTACTGTCAGAGTAGGTAGGACAAATAAGTGAAATGTGAAtgttaaaacacttaaaatttcctATTCCATAAGCTTTCTCTAAATTTGGCTAAAGAATATTGCACTTTGTAGAAGATAAATTTTGTGATTAATGCGTCAGTCATTGTTAAGTAATACTAGTGTgtttgtaaatgttatttttaatgtttcagacTATCCAGCTTCATTATTACACAAGTAAATTGTTCAATCTATGAATAAAGGATTTCCAAAGCAGATTTAAAGCTCACTAGTTTCTAAAATAGAATTTAGTTTTAGCAAGTGGTTTTGATTTCAtgttaaaccaaaataaaatagatcCTTTATATGACGTACCTTTGAAAACGACAGACGAAAAAGGGGAGGGGCTCTTTTGATCTACCAAAACCAATTTGTGTTTTAACATCCCATGTGAGTGACCATTACAAACAGTGGAATCAGATGTAGCTGAACTGTGCATACTTGAGGTGCTTGACTTTAAACTAGTTGCTTTGCCCTGTCTCTTGTTGCCCTGCTTGAAACATGAGAATAATGCCCATCTTGGATGGCTTAAAGTATTAAATAAGGTTTGCAGGTAATGTGTTAATAATCACTAAGAGATGGCAATGTGCATGACAAGTGTGCATCACAGAAATGTGACCATTTTAGCATCCCAAGTGCTATCTGTCCCAGATCACCTCTTGACATGCTACAAATTGAACCTGTAGTCTTTGACTTTGATTCTGCGAATATAATTATATGTCATGGATGTAGTCAGAGAAAAGGAGATGTTGTTTTAGGCCAGTAAGCTCACGAGGTCGTAAGAAATATGACAAATTGTAGTGCGTGTTCACttctcgttctctctctctcggtacaagggattgaacccaggggcacttgaccacagagctgcatcccaagtcctttttctttttttattttgagacaaggtctcactgagttgctgaggctggccttgaacttgtgatgctcctgcatcagcctcttgagttgctgggatttcagacgTTTGCCACTATGTCTGGCAGCGAATTATAGTCTAAACTTGACTCTGCCACAACTTTGCTGGTTTCTTTGGTCAAGTTCTTTAACTTCTCTTAGTATTTCTCATTggtaaagctagaatttagggttcAGATTTTAAGATTCCTTCAGCCCTTTTGAGTTAACACATTTAGGTAAGCTTCATGAGAGTGCTGCCAGTTTAAACCTTCCTCTTGTTTCAAAACTTTTGTCACTAGACCATTATGTGATAGTAAAGTTTTGCAAATATTCATTCAGCAGATTGAATGTCCAAGGAAATGTTAAAGCAACAATATGTCAATCATTCATCTTTCAGTGTATTTTCTGAGTAGTAAGCACTGGGATGCAAAAATAAGATTATCCTGTTCTCCAAGATCTCAGACTCTGTGAAATGATTTTCACATCTATACTTTGATATATATCATAGGCTATGAATATAAGGTGCTAATGGGAACAGTTTGGGATATCAAATCATTGGGGATACGAGGTATTAGTTAGACTTGACTTCTGTTTGAAAGTTATTCTTTgcataagtatatatttatgtagttcaaaattcaaaatatacaaaaaggaaaaatcacaaaCTGCTCTGCCATCTCTGAGCTCCTGGCACCCATTTTGTG comes from the Sciurus carolinensis chromosome 9, mSciCar1.2, whole genome shotgun sequence genome and includes:
- the Tsc22d2 gene encoding TSC22 domain family protein 2 isoform X1, whose amino-acid sequence is MSKMPAKKKSCFQITSVTTAQVATSITEDTESLDDPDESRTEDVSSEIFDVSRATDYGPEEVCERSSSEETLNNVGDTETPGTVSPNLLLDGQLAAAAAAPANGGGAVSARSVAGALASSLAAAATSAPTSGAPGGAPAAGASSGPGPAAPAQPPTTCSSRFRVIKLDHGSGEPYRRGRWTCMEYYERDSDSSVLTRSGDCIRHSNTLDQTAERDSGLGATGGSVVVVVASMQGAPGPDSGTDSALAAVSQPPPSEKTSQPAAAPPQSFSVGPPPPVGGAVAQSSAPLPPFPGAAAGPPPMMAAAPPSQLPGAGPGGVPPGPGAQVLPPTNVALAQPAASLPPHPGPAGGAPAAQHPAHFSYPQPQMPPGHLLPVQPSGQSEYLQQHVSGLQPPSPAQPSSTSAGATPSAAASFPLGAGQNAASAAAQLAGASSQPSEAVAPGPGPAQGGQAAPCPPAGVPPAAVGGVVQPGLGPAGAGQPQSVPPPQIGGSGQLSAVPGGPHTVVPGVPNVPAALPAPSVPSVSTTSVTMPNVPAPLAQSQQLSSHTPVSRSSSVIQHVGLPLTPGTHSAPTSLPQSDLSQFQTQTQPLVGQVDDTRRKSEPLPQPPLSLIAENKPVVKPPVADALANPLQLTPMNNLATSVFSIAIPVDGDEDRNPSTAFYQAFHLNTFQESKNLWDSASGGGVVAIDNKIEQAMDLVKSHLMYAVREEVEVLKEQIKELVERNSLLERENALLKSLSNSDQLSQLPAQQANPGSSAPQPAALAQPPQPAQAPQQPNVSSA
- the Tsc22d2 gene encoding TSC22 domain family protein 2 isoform X2, which encodes MSKMPAKKKSCFQITSVTTAQVATSITEDTESLDDPDESRTEDVSSEIFDVSRATDYGPEEVCERSSSEETLNNVGDTETPGTVSPNLLLDGQLAAAAAAPANGGGAVSARSVAGALASSLAAAATSAPTSGAPGGAPAAGASSGPGPAAPAQPPTTCSSRFRVIKLDHGSGEPYRRGRWTCMEYYERDSDSSVLTRSGDCIRHSNTLDQTAERDSGLGATGGSVVVVVASMQGAPGPDSGTDSALAAVSQPPPSEKTSQPAAAPPQSFSVGPPPPVGGAVAQSSAPLPPFPGAAAGPPPMMAAAPPSQLPGAGPGGVPPGPGAQVLPPTNVALAQPAASLPPHPGPAGGAPAAQHPAHFSYPQPQMPPGHLLPVQPSGQSEYLQQHVSGLQPPSPAQPSSTSAGATPSAAASFPLGAGQNAASAAAQLAGASSQPSEAVAPGPGPAQGGQAAPCPPAGVPPAAVGGVVQPGLGPAGAGQPQSVPPPQIGGSGQLSAVPGGPHTVVPGVPNVPAALPAPSVPSVSTTSVTMPNVPAPLAQSQQLSSHTPVSRSSSVIQHVGLPLTPGTHSAPTSLPQSDLSQFQTQTQPLVGQVDDTRRKSEPLPQPPLSLIAENKPVVKPPVADALANPLQLTPMNNLATSVFSIAIPVDGDEDSASGGGVVAIDNKIEQAMDLVKSHLMYAVREEVEVLKEQIKELVERNSLLERENALLKSLSNSDQLSQLPAQQANPGSSAPQPAALAQPPQPAQAPQQPNVSSA